A genomic region of Christiangramia sp. OXR-203 contains the following coding sequences:
- the ileS gene encoding isoleucine--tRNA ligase produces the protein MSAKFPEYKGLDLPKVAEEILNYWEENDIFEKSISSREGKESYIFFEGPPSANGLPGIHHVMARSIKDIFCRYKTQKGFQVKRKAGWDTHGLPIELGVEKELGITKEDIGTKISVEKYNEACKNAVMRYTDVWNDLTKKMGYWVDMTDPYITYKSKYMETVWWLLSEIYKKDLIYKGYTIQPYSPKAGTGLSSHELNQPGTYQDVTDTTVTAMFKITDSSAAPVGAGLEGAFLIAWTTTPWTLPSNTALTVGPKIQYVSVKTYNQYTFEPITIIVAKDLAEKQFDKKFTKVSSEEELKAYSEGDKKIPFLIGEGFIGKDLVEIKYEQLLDYAQPNDHPENAFRVISGDFVTTEDGTGIVHTSPTFGADDALVAKQASPEVPPLLVKDENGNLVPLVDLQGKFRPELGEFAGKYVKNEYYDDGQAPEKSVDVELAIKLKEDNRAFKVEKYVHSYPNCWRTDKPILYYPLDSWFIKVTEFKDRMHELNQNINWKPKSTGEGRFGNWLANANDWNLSRSRYWGIPLPIWRTDDGKEVKVIGSVAQLKEEMAKAVEAGVLEKDIFSDFVAGDMSEENYEKVDLHKNVVDTITLVSDSGKPMKREADLIDVWFDSGSMPYSQWHYPFENKEKVEDEWRKADFIAEGVDQTRGWFYTLHAIATMIFDDVAYKNVVSNGLVLDKNGQKMSKRLGNAADPFETLAVYGPDATRWYMISNANPWDNLKFDIEGIGEVQRKFFGTLYNTYSFFTLYANIDGFTYAEADVDLDKRPEIDRWILSELHSLIEKVDRFYAEYEPTKATRAISEFVQENLSNWFVRLSRRRFWKGDYEQDKISAYQTLYTCMETVAKLGAPVAPFFMDRLFRDLNNATGKDTSESIHIAEFPVYQPEFVDKSLEHKMEKAQTISSLVLSLRKKEMIKVRQPLQRVMIPVLDDAQKHEIEAVADLIKSEVNVKEIELIDDASGLLVKQVKPNFRVLGPRFGKDIRLIVNAVNNFSAEDIAKIEREGEIELNINEKMVNLSLAEVEISSQDIEGWLVASSGNLTVALDVSISEELKREGVARELVNRIQNLRKDSGFEVTDTIDVTLQKDGMIEDAVNDNITYIKTETLTANLEFAEVVEEGADVEFDDVTTKMFIKKH, from the coding sequence ATGAGTGCAAAATTCCCTGAATATAAAGGTCTTGACCTGCCTAAAGTGGCTGAAGAAATTCTTAATTACTGGGAAGAGAATGATATTTTCGAAAAGAGTATAAGTTCTCGCGAAGGCAAGGAATCTTACATCTTTTTCGAAGGACCTCCATCTGCAAACGGATTACCTGGTATTCACCATGTAATGGCTCGCTCTATCAAGGATATTTTCTGTAGATATAAAACTCAAAAAGGATTTCAGGTTAAACGTAAAGCAGGTTGGGATACTCATGGTCTTCCTATCGAACTTGGCGTGGAAAAGGAACTTGGGATCACTAAAGAGGATATTGGAACAAAAATTAGTGTTGAAAAATATAACGAGGCATGTAAGAATGCCGTGATGCGTTATACCGATGTCTGGAACGATCTTACCAAAAAGATGGGTTACTGGGTGGATATGACAGATCCATATATCACTTACAAGTCCAAATACATGGAAACTGTTTGGTGGTTGCTTTCAGAAATATATAAGAAGGATCTTATTTACAAGGGTTATACCATTCAGCCATATTCTCCAAAGGCAGGAACTGGTTTGAGTTCTCACGAGCTTAACCAGCCAGGAACTTACCAGGATGTGACCGATACTACGGTAACGGCAATGTTCAAAATAACAGACTCGTCTGCTGCACCGGTTGGCGCTGGGCTGGAAGGGGCTTTCTTGATCGCATGGACTACCACTCCCTGGACTTTACCATCTAACACTGCACTGACTGTTGGACCTAAGATCCAGTATGTAAGCGTAAAAACATATAATCAATATACATTTGAGCCAATCACCATTATCGTGGCAAAAGATCTGGCTGAAAAGCAATTTGATAAAAAATTCACTAAGGTTTCTTCGGAAGAAGAGCTTAAAGCTTATTCTGAAGGTGACAAGAAAATCCCGTTTCTAATAGGCGAAGGTTTTATCGGAAAAGACCTTGTTGAAATAAAATATGAGCAACTACTTGATTATGCTCAGCCAAACGATCATCCTGAAAACGCATTCAGAGTAATTTCAGGAGATTTTGTAACTACTGAAGATGGTACGGGAATCGTACACACCTCACCAACTTTTGGTGCAGATGATGCTTTGGTGGCAAAACAGGCTTCTCCAGAAGTGCCGCCGCTTCTTGTAAAGGATGAGAACGGTAATCTGGTTCCACTAGTAGATCTTCAGGGTAAATTCAGACCAGAGTTAGGAGAATTTGCCGGGAAATATGTAAAAAATGAATACTATGATGATGGGCAGGCGCCAGAAAAGTCTGTAGATGTAGAGCTGGCCATCAAACTCAAAGAAGATAACCGGGCCTTTAAGGTTGAAAAATATGTTCACAGCTACCCAAATTGCTGGAGAACAGATAAACCAATTTTATACTACCCGCTGGACTCATGGTTTATTAAGGTAACTGAGTTCAAGGACAGAATGCATGAACTTAACCAGAACATAAACTGGAAGCCGAAGTCTACCGGTGAAGGAAGATTTGGAAACTGGCTGGCCAATGCAAATGACTGGAACCTTAGCCGTAGCCGCTATTGGGGAATACCATTACCTATATGGAGAACCGACGATGGCAAGGAAGTAAAGGTGATTGGATCTGTAGCGCAATTAAAGGAGGAAATGGCGAAAGCCGTGGAAGCTGGAGTTCTGGAAAAAGATATATTTTCAGATTTTGTAGCTGGTGACATGAGTGAAGAGAACTATGAAAAAGTAGATCTTCATAAGAATGTGGTAGACACGATCACGCTGGTTTCAGATTCAGGAAAACCTATGAAGCGAGAAGCAGACCTTATCGATGTTTGGTTTGATTCTGGCTCTATGCCTTACTCGCAGTGGCATTATCCATTCGAGAATAAGGAAAAAGTAGAAGATGAATGGCGTAAGGCAGATTTTATTGCTGAAGGTGTAGACCAGACACGAGGATGGTTCTATACGCTGCATGCGATCGCAACCATGATCTTTGATGATGTTGCTTATAAGAACGTTGTTTCTAACGGACTTGTACTGGACAAGAACGGGCAAAAAATGTCCAAGCGTCTTGGAAATGCAGCAGATCCATTTGAAACGCTGGCTGTTTATGGACCAGATGCTACGAGATGGTATATGATCTCCAACGCAAATCCATGGGACAACTTAAAATTTGATATTGAAGGAATTGGAGAAGTTCAGCGTAAGTTCTTCGGAACTTTATATAACACCTATTCGTTCTTTACACTGTACGCGAATATAGATGGTTTTACGTATGCTGAAGCAGATGTAGACCTTGACAAAAGACCTGAAATAGATCGCTGGATCCTTTCAGAACTGCATTCACTTATTGAAAAGGTGGACAGGTTCTATGCTGAATATGAGCCAACGAAAGCAACCCGTGCTATTTCAGAATTTGTTCAGGAGAACCTTAGTAACTGGTTTGTGCGTTTAAGCAGAAGACGTTTCTGGAAAGGTGATTACGAGCAGGATAAGATTTCCGCTTACCAGACATTATATACCTGTATGGAAACTGTGGCAAAGCTGGGAGCACCGGTAGCGCCTTTCTTTATGGACAGACTCTTCAGAGATCTGAATAATGCTACAGGGAAGGATACTTCAGAATCTATACATATTGCTGAGTTCCCAGTTTATCAACCAGAATTTGTTGATAAATCCCTGGAGCACAAAATGGAAAAAGCACAGACGATCTCTTCCTTAGTACTTTCACTACGGAAGAAGGAAATGATCAAAGTGCGTCAACCTTTGCAAAGGGTAATGATTCCGGTACTTGATGATGCACAAAAGCATGAAATCGAGGCGGTTGCAGACCTTATAAAGTCTGAGGTTAATGTGAAGGAGATCGAGCTTATAGACGATGCATCAGGACTTCTGGTTAAACAGGTAAAACCTAACTTTAGAGTTCTTGGTCCAAGATTTGGTAAGGATATTAGGCTGATTGTCAATGCGGTGAATAATTTTTCTGCAGAGGACATCGCAAAGATTGAGAGAGAAGGAGAGATCGAATTAAACATTAACGAAAAAATGGTTAATTTGTCACTCGCTGAGGTAGAAATAAGCTCTCAGGATATTGAAGGATGGTTAGTAGCCAGCAGTGGTAATCTAACTGTGGCACTGGATGTTAGTATCAGTGAGGAGTTGAAAAGGGAAGGTGTTGCCAGGGAACTGGTAAACAGGATCCAGAACCTCCGAAAAGATTCAGGCTTTGAAGTGACTGATACAATAGATGTAACCCTACAGAAGGACGGTATGATCGAGGATGCCGTGAATGATAATATAACCTATATTAAAACAGAAACATTAACTGCAAACCTCGAATTTGCAGAGGTGGTGGAGGAAGGTGCAGATGTAGAATTTGATGATGTCACCACTAAAATGTTCATTAAAAAACATTAA
- a CDS encoding TraR/DksA family transcriptional regulator, whose amino-acid sequence MSTDVKERYSDADLAEFKALIKSKIEKAQEQLSNYQSAYKNDGNNGTDDTSPTFKAFEEGSETMSKEANSQLAIRQEKFIRDLKNALNRIENKTYGICRVTGKLIAKERLLLVPHATLSIEAKNLQR is encoded by the coding sequence ATGTCTACAGATGTAAAAGAACGCTACAGCGATGCAGATCTAGCCGAGTTCAAGGCTTTGATCAAATCAAAGATCGAGAAAGCACAGGAGCAGTTGTCTAATTATCAGTCAGCCTATAAGAATGATGGAAATAATGGTACAGATGATACCTCCCCAACATTCAAAGCTTTTGAGGAAGGAAGTGAAACTATGAGCAAGGAAGCGAACTCTCAACTAGCTATTCGCCAGGAGAAGTTTATCCGTGATCTTAAAAATGCTCTTAACAGGATCGAAAATAAGACCTATGGTATTTGTAGAGTCACTGGAAAGTTGATCGCTAAAGAAAGATTGCTTTTAGTACCTCATGCAACCTTAAGCATTGAAGCAAAAAATTTACAACGCTAA
- a CDS encoding response regulator, giving the protein MGQKVELACIIDDDKIYVNLVKKIIEIKKLSENLLIYKNGKEALDYFKKTMSSVTHEDLLPDIIFLDLNMPVMDGWEFLNEFLKIKNNLNKKITLYVVSSSIDPRDLERVKSFNMVTDYLIKPIELKKFEKIFDKTAA; this is encoded by the coding sequence ATGGGGCAGAAAGTAGAACTAGCGTGTATCATCGATGATGATAAGATATACGTGAACTTGGTTAAAAAGATCATAGAGATCAAAAAATTATCAGAGAATCTTCTAATCTATAAAAATGGTAAGGAAGCACTGGATTATTTCAAGAAAACCATGTCTTCTGTTACCCATGAAGATTTGCTACCAGATATCATATTCCTGGATCTTAATATGCCTGTAATGGATGGCTGGGAGTTTTTAAATGAATTCCTGAAGATCAAGAACAACCTGAATAAAAAGATCACTCTTTATGTAGTAAGCTCCTCGATAGACCCTCGGGATTTGGAGAGAGTGAAATCATTTAATATGGTTACAGATTATCTCATAAAACCTATTGAACTTAAAAAGTTCGAAAAGATCTTCGATAAAACTGCTGCCTGA
- a CDS encoding TonB-dependent receptor — translation MRSGLLVLFFFISYFHLSAQEIRILDSDTGEPVAGVAIYNQDQSKYTISDIEGVAIITNFSDTEVIIFKSVSYKEVYRRKREILQNNSIVVLEPGENQLEQITLSAARFKLKKDEIPQKIVSIVPSEILMANPQTSADLLESTGQVFVQKSQLGGGSPMIRGFSTNRLLLTVDGVRMNSAIFRSGNLQNVISVDPLMVENAEVILGPGSVVYGSDAIGGVMNFYTLQPDFSFTGGTSVSGSIYTRFATANNENTVHADVNVGRENWAFRTGITYSDFGDLKMGEHGPDDYLRPEYAERQNGIDVMAENPDPLVQKPTGYDQINLLQKVKYMPSKDWDFNLGLVYSQTSDFPRFDRLYRKKDGVLRAAEWYYGPQTWFLGNLKINHRSRSEFYDKVQFTGAYQYFGESRNDRDFGEPVLFSTEEHVDAYSANLDFEKSLSESKLFYGFEYVLNSVASEGAFRNIQNAETGDTASRYPDDSKWQSMAVYSSYQWKISVDLSLQSGLRYNHILVDAKFEDRFYDFPFEEANISTGALTGSLGLNWHQNHFVGWRLGLSTAFRAPNIDDIGKIFDSEPGSVVVPNPDLTSEYAYNAELGADFNFSDNLRFGLTAYYTYLDDAMVRRDYDLDGVTEIDYQGEPSRVQAIQNAANAYVYGLEAGLEIDFSVALRMNSQFSYTYGEENDGGEYVPLRHAAPMFGSSHLVWNKRKLNLDLFAEYNGEFDFEDLAPRERDKAYLYATDSNGNPYSPAWYTLNLTGQYRLNPNWLATVSLENITNQRYRTYSSGIAAAGRNLIIALSYNF, via the coding sequence ATGCGGTCAGGACTCTTAGTTCTATTTTTCTTTATTTCTTATTTCCATCTTTCTGCACAGGAGATCAGGATTCTGGATAGCGATACCGGTGAACCAGTTGCCGGGGTGGCCATTTACAATCAGGATCAGTCAAAATATACTATTTCAGATATTGAAGGAGTAGCGATCATCACTAATTTCTCAGATACCGAAGTCATTATTTTTAAGTCGGTTTCCTATAAAGAAGTATATCGCAGAAAAAGAGAGATCCTTCAGAATAATAGTATCGTTGTTCTAGAACCGGGTGAAAATCAACTGGAACAGATCACACTCTCAGCGGCGCGTTTTAAGCTGAAAAAAGACGAAATTCCACAGAAGATCGTGAGCATCGTTCCTTCTGAAATTTTAATGGCGAATCCTCAAACTTCAGCAGATCTGCTGGAAAGTACGGGACAGGTTTTTGTTCAGAAAAGCCAGTTAGGCGGCGGAAGTCCCATGATAAGAGGTTTTTCAACTAACAGACTTTTGCTTACCGTGGATGGAGTTCGTATGAATTCTGCCATTTTCCGAAGCGGGAATCTTCAGAACGTGATCTCAGTAGATCCATTAATGGTAGAGAATGCCGAAGTTATTCTTGGTCCGGGTTCTGTGGTTTACGGGAGTGATGCTATTGGCGGGGTGATGAATTTTTATACACTGCAGCCAGATTTTAGTTTTACCGGTGGCACTTCAGTTTCAGGCTCTATTTATACTCGATTTGCCACTGCTAATAATGAAAATACGGTACATGCAGATGTAAATGTAGGACGTGAAAACTGGGCTTTTAGAACCGGGATCACTTATTCAGATTTTGGAGATCTGAAGATGGGAGAACATGGTCCAGATGACTATCTGCGACCTGAATATGCTGAAAGACAGAACGGTATTGATGTAATGGCGGAAAATCCAGATCCGCTGGTTCAAAAGCCTACAGGATATGACCAGATCAACCTCTTGCAAAAGGTCAAGTATATGCCATCCAAAGACTGGGATTTTAATCTCGGACTTGTCTACTCTCAGACTTCCGATTTTCCGAGGTTTGACCGTTTATACCGCAAGAAAGATGGTGTTTTGCGTGCTGCAGAATGGTATTATGGTCCGCAAACCTGGTTTCTTGGAAATTTAAAAATCAATCATCGCAGCCGTTCAGAATTCTATGATAAAGTTCAGTTTACAGGTGCCTATCAGTATTTTGGCGAGAGTAGAAATGACCGGGATTTCGGAGAGCCTGTCCTTTTTTCTACGGAAGAACATGTAGATGCTTATTCAGCAAATCTGGATTTCGAAAAGTCATTGTCTGAGAGCAAGTTGTTCTATGGTTTCGAATATGTACTTAATTCGGTTGCTTCCGAAGGAGCTTTCAGAAATATTCAGAATGCAGAAACCGGAGATACAGCAAGCAGGTATCCGGACGACTCAAAGTGGCAATCCATGGCGGTATATTCGAGTTACCAGTGGAAAATAAGTGTAGATCTTTCTTTACAGTCGGGATTGCGCTATAATCATATCCTGGTGGACGCAAAATTTGAGGATCGTTTCTATGATTTTCCTTTTGAGGAAGCAAATATTAGCACTGGTGCGCTTACGGGAAGTCTTGGGCTTAACTGGCATCAAAATCATTTTGTAGGTTGGCGACTGGGACTTTCTACCGCTTTTCGTGCTCCAAATATTGATGATATTGGTAAAATATTTGATTCTGAACCTGGATCTGTAGTCGTGCCTAATCCAGACCTGACGTCGGAATATGCCTATAATGCAGAACTTGGAGCCGACTTCAATTTTAGCGATAATCTTCGTTTTGGGCTAACTGCTTATTACACGTACCTCGATGATGCGATGGTTCGAAGAGATTATGATCTGGATGGTGTTACCGAGATCGATTATCAGGGAGAACCAAGTCGTGTACAGGCCATACAAAATGCAGCCAATGCTTATGTTTATGGACTGGAAGCAGGACTGGAAATTGATTTTTCGGTAGCCTTACGTATGAACTCTCAGTTTAGTTATACCTATGGAGAAGAAAATGATGGTGGGGAGTATGTGCCTTTAAGACATGCGGCACCTATGTTTGGAAGTTCACATCTGGTCTGGAACAAGCGAAAATTAAATCTTGACCTTTTTGCTGAGTACAATGGTGAGTTTGACTTTGAAGATCTAGCTCCGAGAGAGCGGGATAAGGCTTATTTATATGCCACAGATTCGAACGGAAATCCATATTCCCCGGCATGGTATACGCTCAATCTTACGGGACAATACAGGCTTAATCCAAATTGGCTGGCTACGGTTTCATTGGAAAATATTACCAACCAACGATATCGTACCTATTCTTCAGGAATTGCGGCAGCAGGTAGAAATTTGATCATAGCCCTAAGCTATAATTTTTAA
- the recO gene encoding DNA repair protein RecO: MLVHTKAIVISALKYGEADLIVKLYTLSDGLRTYMLKGVLKSRRGKFKASMFQSLTQLDIVANHKNTGKLEYLKEAKVIANYQSLHTHPVKQALVMFLAEVLKNSIREEENNEALFHYLEYNLQYLDAAEKVANFHLLFLLQLTRYLGFQPQNSTSEAEYFNMLDGVFQEIPTNDYCIEGNNVVLLKMLLGTEFDALANIKLNQASRTDFLKMLLLYFELHIEGFRKPKSLGVLNEIFG; this comes from the coding sequence ATGCTGGTGCATACCAAAGCGATCGTGATCAGTGCTTTAAAATATGGGGAGGCAGATCTTATAGTCAAGCTTTACACGCTGTCTGATGGTCTTAGAACCTATATGCTGAAGGGAGTGCTTAAAAGTCGCCGGGGTAAATTCAAAGCTTCCATGTTCCAAAGTCTTACTCAGCTGGATATCGTAGCCAATCACAAAAATACAGGGAAACTGGAGTATTTGAAAGAAGCAAAAGTGATTGCGAATTATCAAAGCTTGCACACACATCCGGTCAAACAGGCGCTGGTCATGTTTCTGGCTGAAGTTCTCAAAAATAGTATCAGGGAAGAAGAAAACAACGAAGCGCTATTCCATTACCTTGAATATAACCTGCAATATCTTGATGCTGCGGAAAAAGTCGCCAATTTCCATCTGTTATTCCTACTTCAACTTACCAGGTATCTTGGGTTCCAGCCTCAAAATTCTACTTCAGAAGCTGAATATTTTAATATGCTCGATGGAGTTTTTCAGGAAATTCCCACAAACGACTATTGCATAGAAGGTAATAATGTAGTTTTGCTGAAAATGCTATTGGGCACCGAATTTGATGCCTTAGCGAATATAAAATTAAACCAGGCTTCACGCACAGATTTCCTGAAAATGCTTCTTCTTTATTTTGAACTGCATATTGAAGGTTTTCGTAAACCGAAGTCTCTTGGAGTGTTAAATGAAATTTTTGGATAA
- a CDS encoding lipoprotein signal peptidase: MSLKKAGIIIFLILLIDQISKIYIKTHFALGEEIEVFDWFSILFVENEGMAWGTKIPGEYGKLALTLFRLAAIVGIGYWLWDAVRKNGSRVLIVSIALIFAGAFGNIIDSVFYGIIFDDSYGHVASFLPEAGGYSSIFYGKVVDMLYFPLWKGYLPGWVPFWGGEYFTFFEPVFNIADSAISVGVALLLIFNKKAFPKEEE; the protein is encoded by the coding sequence ATGTCGCTTAAAAAAGCCGGAATCATCATTTTCCTGATCTTATTAATAGATCAGATCTCCAAAATTTATATCAAAACACATTTTGCTCTAGGTGAAGAGATCGAGGTTTTCGACTGGTTTAGTATTCTTTTTGTTGAGAACGAAGGAATGGCGTGGGGAACCAAGATCCCTGGTGAATATGGCAAGCTAGCCCTCACTCTTTTCAGGCTGGCCGCTATAGTTGGTATTGGTTACTGGTTATGGGATGCAGTTAGAAAGAATGGCTCAAGAGTATTGATCGTTTCAATCGCGCTGATCTTTGCCGGAGCTTTTGGAAATATCATCGATTCTGTTTTCTACGGAATCATCTTTGACGATAGCTACGGCCATGTAGCAAGTTTTTTACCTGAAGCTGGTGGCTATAGTTCAATTTTCTACGGAAAGGTGGTAGACATGCTATATTTCCCTCTGTGGAAAGGTTATTTACCTGGTTGGGTTCCATTCTGGGGTGGAGAATACTTTACATTCTTTGAACCCGTATTTAATATAGCAGATTCAGCGATCAGCGTTGGTGTAGCTTTACTTTTAATATTCAATAAGAAAGCTTTTCCGAAGGAAGAAGAATAA